The following coding sequences are from one Prosthecobacter vanneervenii window:
- a CDS encoding Wadjet anti-phage system protein JetD domain-containing protein, with amino-acid sequence MKWLDQLHKDWMAARKRRVTDALQPFRRDWDQLLEDAGITSAEDQQAALREAQRTPHLRLVPRKRNPRYIDKIIVPLDSEAWLHEQFGTQPGAAARQQALDVVRAWSAKTHPLMPEMWAALCERLEAAFTIPRVLEPFRWLEPARVDELLSLLFQITSREWPAGTLIRDASSQLGHSSKHLESQQSFIERALEALFDRETPLEAIGIQTSHSTLHYCGPLVLHFADHSKPLDLRYESTLSVAELEGASHITTTAQRLLTVENRKTTFPQLARADAQRTTLIVATSFPTQAVRLLMEKLPPDLPRYHFGDTDPSGWDILRRLREIAHVPVQSIHMHWRPSAHATPLTQRDHQILGRLLEDPHMADCHAELQAMQTSGTKGDFEQESLGTPNLTAWPFYR; translated from the coding sequence ATGAAATGGCTGGACCAGCTGCACAAGGACTGGATGGCCGCCCGCAAGCGGCGCGTGACAGACGCCTTGCAGCCCTTCCGCCGCGACTGGGACCAGCTCCTCGAAGACGCCGGCATCACCTCCGCCGAAGATCAGCAAGCCGCCCTGCGCGAGGCACAGCGCACGCCCCACCTGCGCCTTGTCCCCCGTAAACGCAACCCGCGCTACATCGACAAGATCATCGTCCCGTTGGATTCGGAAGCATGGTTGCATGAGCAGTTTGGCACACAGCCTGGTGCTGCGGCACGACAGCAGGCTTTGGATGTCGTGCGAGCATGGTCAGCGAAAACACACCCTCTCATGCCAGAGATGTGGGCTGCCCTGTGCGAGCGGTTGGAAGCCGCCTTCACTATTCCACGGGTGCTCGAACCATTCCGCTGGCTGGAGCCAGCACGTGTGGATGAGCTGCTGTCACTTCTGTTTCAAATCACCAGCCGCGAATGGCCCGCAGGCACCCTCATCCGTGATGCCAGCTCCCAGCTCGGTCATAGCTCCAAGCATCTCGAATCCCAGCAGAGCTTTATCGAACGCGCCCTGGAAGCTCTCTTTGACCGCGAGACGCCTCTGGAGGCCATCGGCATCCAGACGAGCCACAGCACCCTGCACTACTGCGGCCCGCTGGTTCTGCATTTCGCAGATCACTCCAAGCCGCTCGATCTCCGCTACGAGTCCACCCTGTCTGTCGCAGAGCTTGAGGGCGCCAGTCACATCACCACCACCGCCCAGCGCCTCCTCACAGTCGAAAACCGCAAAACCACCTTCCCTCAGCTCGCGCGTGCGGACGCCCAACGCACCACCCTCATCGTCGCCACCTCCTTCCCTACCCAGGCGGTCAGGCTCCTCATGGAAAAACTTCCGCCAGATCTCCCGCGCTATCATTTCGGCGATACCGACCCCAGCGGCTGGGACATCCTGCGCAGACTGCGCGAGATCGCCCATGTTCCCGTGCAGTCCATTCACATGCACTGGCGGCCTTCCGCCCATGCCACACCACTGACCCAGCGCGACCACCAGATTCTCGGCCGCCTCCTCGAAGATCCACACATGGCAGACTGTCACGCGGAGCTGCAGGCCATGCAAACCTCCGGCACCAAAGGCGACTTCGAGCAGGAGTCTCTGGGAACGCCAAACCTCACGGCGTGGCCGTTTTACCGATGA